A genomic stretch from Amia ocellicauda isolate fAmiCal2 chromosome 23, fAmiCal2.hap1, whole genome shotgun sequence includes:
- the yipf3 gene encoding protein YIPF3, translating to MSTPEANKSTTTTAESWGGFDDNMIQGGGSAVIDMENMDDTSGSSFEDMGEMHQCMKEEEEVTEEAAVTEEGGEDGEFLGMKGFRGQLGRQVADEVWQAGKRQASKAFNLYANIDILRPYFDVEPVQVRNRLLESMIPVRMINFPQKIAGELYGPLMLVFTLVAILLHGMKTSGTVIREGTLMGTAIGTCFGYWLGVSSFIYFLAYLCNAQITMLQMLSLLGYGLFGHCLVLFITYNVHFHSLFYILWLVIGGLSTLRMVSALISRTVGQTPRLLLCGTVAALHMLFLLYLHFAYHKIVEGILDTLEGPNVPPIQRVARDLPAVSATLVNATIRSIGVALKSQ from the exons ATGTCAACACCAGAAGCCAACAAGAGCACGACCACGACCGCGGAGTCCTGGGGGGGCTTCGATGACAACATGATCCAG GGCGGGGGCTCGGCCGTGATCGACATGGAGAACATGGACGACACGTCGGGCTCCAGCTTCGAGGACATGGGCGAGATGCACCAGTGcatgaaggaggaggaggaggtgaccGAGGAGGCCGCCGTCACAGAGGAGGGCGGCGAGGACGGGGAGTTCCTGGGCATGAAGGGCTTCAGGGGGCAGCTGGGCCGGCAGGTGGCCGACGAG GTGTGGCAAGCAGGGAAGAGACAGGCATCGAAGGCTTTCAATCTGTATGCCAACATTGACATCCTCAGACCCTACTTTGATGTGGAGCCGGTTCAAGTCCGAAACAG gCTGCTAGAGTCCATGATTCCTGTCCGTATGATTAACTTTCCACAG AAAATTGCTGGAGAACTCTATGGTCCCCTAATGCTAGTGTTCACCTTGGTTGCCATCCTGCTCCATGGAATGAAGACCTCCGGGACCGTGATT AGAGAGGGCACCCTGATGGGCACAGCCATCGGCACCTGCTTCGGATACTGGCTCGGCGTCTCCTCCTTCATCTATTTCCTCGCCTACCTGTGCAACGCTCAGATCACCATGCTGCAGATGCTGTCACTGCTG GGTTACGGTCTGTTCGGGCACTGCCTCGTCCTCTTCATCACCTACAACGTCCATTTCCACTCCCTCTTCTACATCCTGTGGCTGGTTATCGGGGGGCTCTCGACGCTGAGGATG GTCTCAGCCCTGATCTCTCGCACCGTGGGCCAGACCCCTCGGCTCCTGTTGTGCGGGACCGTCGCCGCTCTGCACATGCTGTTCCTGCTCTACCTCCACTTTGCCTACCACAAGATCGTCGAAG GTATCCTGGACACCCTGGAAGGACCCAACGTGCCGCCCATTCAGAGGGTCGCCCGAGATCTGCCCGCTGTGTCGGCCACCCTGGTGAACGCCACCATCCGGAGCATCGGCGTTGCCCTGAAGTCTCAGTAA
- the polr1c gene encoding DNA-directed RNA polymerases I and III subunit RPAC1, translating to MAASRKNVEEIRNRVILGEFGVRNVHTTDFPGNYPGYDDTWNQKKFEQNFRIDVIQMDEGTLEFDMVGIDAAIANAFRRILLAEVPTMAVEKVFVYNNTSIVQDEILTHRLGLIPIKADPRLFEYRSAGDEEGTEIDTIQLQLKIKCTRNPRATKESSDPNELYLNHMVYSRDMEWIPIGNQADLFTDAKIGPVHDDILIAKLRPGQELDIVMHCVKGIGKDHAKFSPVATASYRLLPEITLLQPVEGELAEKLKSCFSPGVIEIERVGEKKIAKVANSRLDTCSREIIRHDDLKNLVKLARVRDHFIFSVESTGILPPDVLVSEAIKVLIAKCGRFLNELDSAEMD from the exons ATGGCGGCGTCCAGGAAAAACGTGGAAGAGATTCGCAATCGTGTGATTCTGGGAGAATTCGGAGTCCGGAAT GTGCATACGACTGATTTCCCTGGTAATTACCCGGGCTACGATGACACCTGGAACCAGAAGAAGTTTGAACAG AATTTTAGAATCGACGTGATTCAGATGGATGAAGGCACGTTGGAGTTTGACATGGTGGGGATCGATGCAGCCATTGCTAATGCCTTTCGGCGAATTTTACTTGCTGAG GTTCCTACAATGGCTGTGGAGAAGGTGTTCGTGTACAACAACACGTCCATCGTCCAGGATGAGATTCTGACGCACAGACTCGGCCTGATCCCAATCAAAGCGGACCCCCGCCTCTTCGAGTACCGCAGCGCAG GAGACGAGGAAGGCACAGAGATTGACACCATCCAGCTACAGCTGAAGATCAAGTGCACCAGGAATCCAAGAGCCACCAAAGAATCCTCTGACCCCAATGAACTCTACTTAAACCACATGG TTTACTCTAGGGACATGGAGTGGATTCCGATTGGGAATCAGGCAGACCTGTTCACAGATGCTAAAATTGGCCCTGTCCACGATGACATCCTTATTGCAAAACTGCGGCCCGGCCAGGAACTGGACATTGTCATGCACTGTGTGAAAGGCATTG GTAAGGACCATGCCAAGTTCTCCCCCGTGGCCACAGCCAGCTACCGCCTCCTTCCCGAGATCACTCTGCTGCAGCCTGTGGAGGGAGAGCTGGCGGAGAAGCTGAAGTCCTGCTTTTCCCCTGGGGTCATAGAAATCGAGAGGGTTGGAG AGAAGAAGATTGCCAAGGTGGCGAACAGCCGTCTGGACACCTGCAGTAGGGAGATCATCCGACACGATGACCTGAAGAACTTGGTGAAGCTGGCCCGAGTGCGGGACCACTTTATCT TCTCGGTGGAGTCCACAGGGATCCTGCCCCCTGACGTGCTGGTGAGCGAAGCCATCAAAGTCCTCATAGCCAAGTGTGGCAGGTTTCTCAATGAACTGGATTCTGCAGAAATGGACTGA
- the fbxo28 gene encoding F-box only protein 28, which produces MAAVEERVDGGIGALESGSVSPRLSTPPPDQPHQNNPLLGLPIVAIETILNFLSYDEISLLRLVCKRMDMICQRMLNQGFLKVERYHSLCQKQVKAQLPRRESERRNHSLARHADILAAVETRLSLLNMTFMKYVDSNLCCFIPGKVIDEIYRVLRYVNSTRAPQRAHEVLQELRDISSMAMEYFDEKIVPILKKKLPGADLSGRLIGSTPVAGPSTSLTTMSLLAKNTPSRSEMTKVQQQVKVNGAAMAALRREISEVRVKQLEQQKQLQDQEQKLLEQTQVIGEQNARLAELEHKLRELMDSAVGGSPAAGGGGAEIPCKRTRKAPDSPRQSKRLRSKK; this is translated from the exons ATGGCGGCCGTGGAAGAAAGAGTGGACGGAGGCATCGGAGCGCTGGAGTCCGGGTCGGTTTCGCCGAGGCTGTCCACTCCTCCGCCGGACCAGCCGCACCAGAACAACCCGCTGCTGGGGCTGCCCATCGTGGCCATCGAGACCATCCTCAACTTCCTGTCTTACGACGAGATCAGCCTGCTGCGCCTG GTGTGCAAGCGGATGGACATGATATGCCAGCGAATGCTCAATCAGGGCTTCCTAAAAGTGGAACGGTATCACAGCTTATGCCAGAAACAAGTCAAAGCCCAGCTGCCCAG GCGGGAGTCGGAGCGGAGGAATCACTCGCTGGCCCGCCACGCCGACATACTGGCCGCGGTGGAGACCCGTCTCTCCCTGCTCAACATGACCTTCATGAAATACGTCGACTCCAACCTCTGCTGCTTCATCCCTGGAAAG GTGATCGATGAGATCTACCGTGTGTTGCGCTACGTGAACTCCACACGGGCGCCGCAGCGTGCTCACGAGGTGCTCCAGGAGCTGAGGGACATCTCCTCCATGGCTATGGAGTACTTTGATGAGAAGATCGTCCCCATCCTGAAGAAGAAGCTCCCCGGGGCGGACCTCTCCGGACGCCTCATCGGCTCCACCCCAG tgGCGGGACCCTCCACCTCCCTCACGACGATGTCCCTCCTGGCCAAGAACACGCCGTCGCGCTCGGAGATGACGAAGGTGCAGCAGCAGGTGAAGGTGAACGGGGCGGCCATGGCGGCTCTGCGGCGGGAGATCTCGGAGGTGCGCGTCAAGCAGCTGGAGCAGCAGAAGCAGCTGCAGGACCAGGAGCAGAAGCTGCTGGAGCAGACGCAGGTGATCGGGGAGCAGAACGCCCGGCTGGCCGAGCTCGAGCACAAGCTCCGCGAACTGATGGACAGCGCCGTGGGGGGGAGCCCTGCCGCCGGCGGGGGGGGCGCCGAAATCCCCTGCAAACGCACCCGGAAGGCCCCGGACTCCCCTCGGCAGTCCAAGCGCCTGCGCAGCAAAAAATAG